The following DNA comes from Cucumis sativus cultivar 9930 chromosome 7, Cucumber_9930_V3, whole genome shotgun sequence.
ATTAAATCAGTATAGTTTTTGTCCCCACTTTTCTTGAACTAATCACTTTTAACACAGACCAAAGTATGgatgattttgtttgtaattCAAATTCACAAATAAATGAGAACTccccaacaaaagaaaaagggaaaagaaaagaaatttgttgagtGGTTGGCACATGATGCCCCCCATACTGTTTTCAAACTGTACCATCAcaactctctttctctctctatatatttaaaaaagaatacaaagacCGAGGCCTAATCTTATATTAATGAATTGTTATTAGATAATGAATTTGTGTTGTTATTGACCATGTTAGTGCTTTTCGAATTAAGTGCTTTTAGTTTATATGCATCTGTTATTTCGATAACTCAAAGGCTATGACGTATGCATCTCTACTTCAAAATCCTTTTTTCTTGAACAAACCAATTGGTACACctttatttattctcttttctttataaaacACACGAAGTAGTagaggaagatgaaaatgcaaagatttgaaagtataatgaagaagaaaagaaagagtgtGTACTGTACTGTGTAGAGTAAGTGGAAAAGTAgagtatttaaagaaagagaagaaaaatatgagaatTTAATGTTAGAATCAGAAGAGACATACCGGAAAATTCGGGGAAAATActtatttaatgtttgattttgtagccgtttgtttctttcaaaatctttCATACCCTTTTGATTCtgattctttttcaaactctttttctCAGGGTGCTTTGTGGTATTTCACCTGCTactcatttgaattttgaacaCTCATGCTGCTATACGAGGTTTTGGAAGAACTTTCATTGACTCAACAATGAAagagttctttttttcttttcagggGTTGCGCTGTCAATGAAGTGTTCTTGAAGCAATTTTGTTGTATAAATCCAAAGAACAACATCCATCCCATTATTCTGTCTCTTTAATCCTTTAAACTTGATTACATTTCAagcaaacaaaacaataataatctcCCTCTCCCctccccccaaaaaaaaaagtaaagcaATCAACACTGGAAGGGAAGTGTTTAAATGGAATTTTAATTACAGATTACAAGCTCCCTTTTTGTTGGTATCTATCTCATTCATTCCTTGAGATTTAACAGTAAAATGTGGAAGCAGTGagagaggggaaaaaaaaaaacaaagcttTTTTTATAGAGACAGATTTCAACTTCTTGTTCTATGATTCTATCCCATTTCTTGCTTTAATTAAAACCttaacaaacaaagaaaacaaagtaacAGATTATTCAAAAACCATAtgatgtttcttcttcttcatcgtcttcttcttcttcttcttcttcttgcagCATCTGGTTATTTGGTCTTTGCATTCTTACACTGCTTAAGCTGTTTCTTGCTGccattatttcattcaatGATAGCTTCTTCTTGGACCCTGGCTCTGGCCTTTGCTTTGGGGCACTTTGAGACCTCAGTTTTGCTTTGAAAGATTGTGTGTTTGCCATATAATTGGGGCAGTAGTTTATGTATGGCCGGTAGAAGCTGTCCCCACATACACTCTTCGACGGGGTGACTGGCACGTTGGCAGACACGAACGAGTTATTCGATAGCCGGGGCGTGCTATGAGCTGTGGGGAACTTGCAATCCTCACCCATCAAGCACCATTCGAAGTCACGAAGCACATTGTTGTTGTGACAATCGACCACTACACGAGGTCGATTTGAACATGGTATTGGCGATGATTGGAAAGCTATATCATCTCCTCCGCATTCGGACAATGTCGAAATGTACCTACGAGACCTCGATCGAGTTCTGTATGTGTCGATTTCAACAATTTTCGGACTCTCGTCCAATGAATTCATACAGGTTTCATAAGATGATGCTACAGACAACCTCTTACTATGGAATAATTCACTTCTCGTTTCATCAAACCGTTCCtgaaatgaataaaaacaTAGTTTTTAAACAAGACTATTCTCAACTGTTTAATAAAGATTTCAGTTTTTGGATATGGAATCTTACGGAGGATTTTCGGGGTCGAATATCGGGGTTAAACCTGTTCTCTTTGTTGAAAGAACGACGAGCTCGTTGAGTTCTAACAGCAGTTTGAGCTCTAAAAAGAGCTTGCATACTGTGAAGAGTAGCAGCAGCTCTTTTTCTTACAAGAAATCCTCTAACCACAGCCTGTAGTTTGACAAGCCCTTTGAGAGCTCGTAGGGCCTTTCTTGCCTGaccataaaaacaaaacacattttcaaatttgaaaaaagaaaaccctttTACAAATGGAGCCCATAAAAGTGTAAGGAAAGAGAAGGATCAGAAAAGCTTCTGGATTTAGTCAGCAAATCAATGTACTGTTTCATTGACAAACCAAAGAGATTTTTGCACTGTTTCATATTCACTTTTTATGCTCTTCTTTTCTCAGCTTTCAAGGAGAACACAGAGAAtgtaaaagattaaaaaaaaaaaaaaaaagtaccatgttttgtaattttcatggaggaaatatatttgtaaaagaaggaaaaaaaaaggtacaaTTATTCCTCCGAAAAGAACTTTGTATTTGGTGATGAACAgcaaatgtaaaaagaaaaaaagaaaaaaagcagAGGAAAAGCAGAGGGAaaaattggaacttttttaatttttttgactTACCAAATAGCCCCTAAAAACTGTTTGAATCTTGACAGCAGCCCATCTATCTCTTCCAGTGATATAGTGAGAGgctcttcctcttccttggCTTGTGAGACGAACGACGGCCACCGCCGCTTGAGCAGCGGCGACAGCCGCGTCTGCAGCTGCAGCGGTGGCTGCAGCTACAGCAATTGCGTGTTTGTTCTGTTCTCTGTCAGAATCAGAAATGTATGAGGATCTGAACCAAGCAGACTCAAGGGGAGGAGGCAGCGTTTGGGCAGAATCTCTAGTGGACTTGGCAAAACTCCAGCGTTTCTTGTCCTTTCTGTTGTCGGCGGGGAGGGTTGTTGAATTagagtttgaatttgaatttgaagatgGGTCTTTGTCTTTCTTGATCCCCAATAAGCCCTTCAACCATCTGGTGGCTTTCCCCATTTCAGAAGAATAACGAATAAAATGAGGATGAtcctagagagagagagagagagaaagagtgaACTCAAAAAGGGTGAACTCAAAACGTAAGCATTATGTCAATGGGGGGAAGGGAGGAGTGAgtgaaaagaggaggaaggGGTTATATTGAGGgaggaaggaaaagagaaagagttGAAAGTGtctatttttagaatttggggaACTAGAAATATAAAGAAGAGTGAAACTCCATTTCCAAAGATACTAATAGAATAAAATCCCAAGTAGTTATTTccaagagagaaagaagaaagaggagattttgattattattttttcttttctagagaaaagaaaaggaaaagagaggtGTAATATAAGGAGAGAGACAGAGAGTGTAAAGATCTGTTATAAACTTAACATGTTGCagaataagaaaatagtaTGGATTGGCAAACACAAACTATCTCTAAAAtactctcctctctctctctctctctctctctctctctctctctctctttcttttacataaataaaaacaaaaaacaaacgGTGAGTGAGAGAATAAGGAACATAAAACATGGGCTTTTCAgatttttcaaatacatacatacatacatatacatacatatatataataaaactcaATACCTTTTTCTTTACCTTCCACTTATTAATGAATGGATGTTAAATGTATGAAAAAACACATTGTAAAGGGCCAAGGGAGGGGGGGATATAGTAGTAAgtattagaagaagaagaagaagaagaaattttttcatttgttttcaaaagaaaaaaagaaaaatgcttCTGACAGCATCTCGTGAAAAAACTGCATTACAAGACAAAAAGACGTCATACAAATACTTCAGAACCTAAGGAgggaaaaatggaagagaaacaaaaacaaaaaagaaagagaaatttgaaatctttagggtactaaaaagaaatgattccAATACAagacaacaaaattaaaaaaaaaaagaaaagggctGCTTATTACAgctttataaaatattaaaatgaatgtaaaaatgaggatcaatatcaatatcaatatcaatatcaatatcaattcctcctcctcctccaatTGTGAATGTTAGAACAtaacaacaaaacaacaacaacccCCCAATTccaaaacaaagcaaaagCACAAATATTTGGTTATTCTTCCACAGGGAAGAAGAGAATCAATAAAGttagagagaagaagagatcAGTATGGTATTTGTGCTGCAGAATGATCTGATCTGAAGAGTTTTCAGatggaagaaaattttcaaaaagaaaaaaaaaaaaaaacttatttataattggaaaaggatctttctaaaaacaaacTCTAATAAATCACAATCCAAAACGTACCCATTCAACTAAAGACGCTGtttaaatagcaaaaaaaagaagggtaTTGCCAGTTTTTTGGGATTTTAAATCCCATATtcattcccttttttttcccttttttctttacaaaataacactcttctcttctttttttcatgcacatttttatcaatcttattacatatatttatattgtaaaaaGGAGTAGAGGGTAATTTACTCAGTTGTTTGGCATATTGTGGTTGAAGGTCAGAGGTTGTAGATTGATTAATTTTGggatgggaaaaaaaaaagggctAAAGTTGAGTGgcaaaacacacacacacacagccagattcttattttcaaaatttgaatagatGAATGGATGAATGGATGAATGGATGAATGGATGAGATGAGAACCACATTGATGGTGGAAAGCAACGtcaaaaaaatttgagaaattaattaattaatagtgaatgttgatttttttaaatatatatatatatatttgttactTGTCagaaattaataatgagaTATGATATATGGAGGAGAtcttgattttgatgtttccattattattctaatttctaCAAAAGTTGTGTTTTGTGTGCCATTACATAGTCTACACTCTCATTAAACCAATACTGATAACCATAAATCATTTACTTCTTCTCAAAAACtgtgtttctctttttccttcctttcatGTATATCATTCTATCGTTTCTTTGTACACAATCTATATGGAAGAATGATTCATTTCTGGGAAGATGTGTTTTTAAAGTATTTGCTTCATTCTCACCCTAGCAAACTAATCACTAATCACTAATCACACATGAATTATCCTAATCAAATTACCTGATATGGAATGAAATTAAACGAAAAGACATCATATTCAATCAAACCAACAATGGCAAACTTGCATATGGAATGAGAGACTTGACTTGACTACCATAATCACTTTTCAACTCATAATTTTGAGAGGTAGGATaactaaaatcacttttaggttttagagATATTGTAGGGTTGAGTTGCAAAATAGAATTTCGTAAAATATGCGAGAATTGGGTTGGCCCTAATTAGTAAATGCACATCAACatcaaagaagagaagaaagatatTGTGGTGAGAAAATAATGTGTATCATGAAAGTCTGTGCAATATAACTTCTTAAGCATGAATTCAACTGTAGTAAAGTCGTGTTTGGCCTAGAAGATatcaatttgattgaatttaatAACGAGAAGTGAACTAACCTTTGGAGTACTACAACCACTTTCATTCCAGGAGAATTAACTCATGaatttttactttcattttcaaaagtgAAGAACCAATAAAAATGGATGGATGAAATAGATACAATAGTTAGAGATGTAGTGTATGGGTAATATTTTAGAGGTAATGAATTGGTATATTTGGAGTAAAGCAAGCATGAAGTGAGATTTGATTGGGCTGGGCCTTTTCAACATTCCGTAAAGCCACTAAGGGATTTCAAACAATGGCCCATCCACATTCTCTCTTTGACCAATTCATTGTTGTGCCCatggttatttatttataatcatatttatgccctattattattactattgcttttttttctttatctttccCTTTTGTGACAAAGTGATGATGGATGCTTTTGATTGAATTCTAATTTTGTgttctcaattcttttttattttggtgattTGAATGTGATCTCTTAAGCTATAAGGTGTGGTGTAAGGGTAAGGGTGGAAGTGTGTTAAGCGGTTGGCACCGcgtgaaaataaatataaattttcagatttttcttttatatatatatatatatttgtgattataattataattactatGAAGCACGTGAAAATCACGCTCAAATGGTGTAGACAGATATATATTCCAATTATTAACTCACCTTTTCGTAATTAAATTGAGTCGGTTGTAATAATTCactcatttattaaattcttcttctaaacaaatatatagattgaatcttttttatcaaattgtttttttatgtttgttgaGGAGCAAATTTcgactaattaaatttagtcaCGTTATCGCACTAAATTTGGGATGGTTATCCAACCCAATTCAAGCctcttatagaaaaataaggcGGTCGAGGCTCGAGTCCACCAAGAAAATGAGTCCAAGTCTAAGCAAAGAGACCTAGGTCCAAGCCCAACAAATAAATAGATCTAAGCCTACCTAAAGcccatgattttttttttttttgtaaatagagACTTTTACCATCCATTCGATAAAATCTTTGGTTGAATGAAGTATTGAACCTCTTAAGTTTCTGTAAAGCCTCGAGACGTGCAAATTCTTACCAACTTTGAGATCATCCTCTtctgaaaaattgaagagttTGAAGATCAAACTTTCATTGAATTTCAGAAGACGGAGTCTCAGATagacttgcaactacaacatccTAAAAACCGaagattaataaattttaagtttttaactttttagtttgtaacTAACATTAAATGTTAAATGGATGGTTTATTATGCATCTCAAgatctcattttcttttcaatattttgatcgttttcaatttcttttgctCATTGTcattccattttatttttttagttcatatgTTATACGCAATTAAACCTCTCGAGTTTGAAATATCTTAGGATTCGTcttatgtatttgtttttttcatcttccttCTATTtcctcattatttattttatgaattttgtgaTTCACTCTTATGTGCAATTTTattgagtttattttatacatgCATTGTACCTAATTTATTCTATATTGCATAGATGTTAACACCAATGcatagttatattttattttatttctattttacttAACTTCATTATTCTCATTTGcttcaacatttcaatttgaaacaaataaaataaagctaGAGAAACAAATTATGAGAAGCAagagatttaagtttttatGGATAAATTaacgaaaacaaaatttgaatttgaatttatttgattaccTGAAAAACTAGTAAACTTACCCGTCATTcatccaattaattaatacgaTGAATTATAGCTCAATCATCGAGATATAAAAGtcataccaaaatttgaaggttGGTTACATTTTTAACagtttatgaattaaaataaaattatttttgatatAGAGtgaatatcttttaaaattaaaaacggccattaatttttatttgatgttataataaatgtaaacagagaaaaaaaaccaacattaaCAAGTCgaaataacaattatttattttgtaattaacaaGGCATAAAAGTATATTCCGatctaaaagaaatatacataaatataatttcataagATTCATAGAGATTTCCaatatctttgaaaaaaaacaaacattaattattaatttgtctCTTCACATTCATCTGAAAATGCATTTAAACGTCAATGGTCACCGttaagatgaaaattaaaaggatGATTATGCCTATTAAGATGAAAACTTGTTTTAATGCCATTtactaacaaatttaaaaaattaatgagagaataaaagaaagtggggatgattttttttgttttcatgaaaaggaaagagaacaTTTACGAACTGTTTGAAGTAAACGTGAATTATTATAGTGTCTAAATTATTATACGCaagttataatattttgtgtattttagattattttagttcatgttataaattaaaataaataacctaaactaaaataaatagtaaacacaggttttaatattaaaatcaatcaaatggatatttaaaaacaatatttaatctAACTAGAGATAATTATTATAGTCTTCAAGACAATATGAACAATTTTggaattatataataaattttgtataaaatattagaaaaaagaaaagaaaagaaaagaaagagagagagattatgcgaaagatgaagataaagatgcttttttttaaaaaggatttttgaataaagatatttaaaaCTTCCCATactaatttaatgaaaatgattaaagAGTGGGAGAAAATAGTATTAAAATACGTGGGTAGTAAATAGCAATattaaaaggttaaaaataataaaatagttggtttaaaatataataagaataataatacttAATATTCCTTAAAGTAATgaataattgagaaaagaaataaaaagcaGATTTGaccataattataaaaatgtacataaattaatgttaaaaagtagaatatatttttgcaattaaGCGTGAGAGAAGCGTTATATTTGATGAGAAGGGATAAGattggatttttatttttgaaattaactaactatatagaaattaaattgatttcttCCGATATTGACTaaaggaaggaaaaggaaaaggaaaaggaaaaggaaaaggaaaaggagaaggagaaggaaaaaggaaaataaatattatcaaGTTTCCAATTCCGCCGGTGCTCTCACCCACACGGCCGCACCGATCTTGAATTCCCAACCAACGATTTTCCTTCgtctttctctctcccttcCTCCACCTGCAATCTCCTTTGGTATTCCTAATTCCATTtgcctttctctttttctttttctttttcttttttattattattattttcatctcACCAAGTTTCCATATTTCCCTACTTTCTTCTCACTTTCTATTCGCGATCTGCATTTTTGGGGGATTTTCGACTTCGAAAACAATACCCGTTTAGGGCTTCAATCTCTTATCTCTCTCTCCcgatttcatcttctttgattTTCCTCGCTCTTATTTCATCTGGGTCTGATCTTTTCTGGGTTGGGGTTTCGATTCGGTTTCGTTCCTGTTGAGGGATGTCTTCCTCATCCATTTCCGTTTTAGGGCATCTACAGTTATAGAttcttgttcttcaattttagGCCTTTAGGTGGGGGAAACTTCTTTTCTCTATGCGATACGTGATGGGTAGCGCAGAGGTGCTGGGTAATTCGCCGTTACCTGCTAATCAAGCGGTGCCGAAATGCTATGGTGTGACGAAGCCGATATCGATGGCGGGGCCTTGTGACACTGACGTGCAAAGAAACAAGGAGCTGGAAAAGgttttaattcataaattttggttCCCTTTTAGTGCGCGATTCGAAATTAGTAtgcttgatttttctttttgtttgtttgtttttctggTCTGTGGTGTATTAGTTCCTGGTCGACGCTGGCTTGTACGAAAGCAAAGAGGAATCTGCAAAGAGAGAAGAGGTTCTTTCCCGGATAGGACAGGTGATGAACTATGTTCTGTTGAACTCAATCttcagtttctttttccttttatcaaTGGCGAGTTACTACAGTTGCAATTAGGGATGAAGCTTAggtagagaaagaaaagtatttCACAACCATTATTAGAGACGGATGTTCGATATTTAGGTTTATAATTTTGGATAGTTTGGTGCCATGTTACATAGAGATGATGATGAATAATAGATTGGTTTATCAGATGATATTTTCCCAAAAGTATTTGTTCATGTGATGATTTTGAAAGTCAGAATTTCTATGGTTGTAAATTTGTCAAGGCGGCTTCAAATTTCTGAGTGGTcgatattttattaatttgctTCCTTAACTTTGTACTCCATCATCCTAACTCTTGCgtttttctaatttccttCTCTAGATTGTGAAAGACTGGGTAAAACAACTTACTCGCATTAAAGGTTATACAGATCAAATGGTGGAAGATGCAAATGCTGTGATCTTCACTTTTGGTTCCTATCGTCTAGGGGTAAGCATAGTTGATGCTGTTGTATTTCTTCCCCATGATGTATACAAACAGTCCGGTGCTTTTTTATGACCTTACATGAGCTAGATATACCCTATAggttattcaattttttaaggAATACTCCCGGGCTTGTTTCCATTTCACTTGGGGATGTATTGTGTTTTATAGGTTGCACAACCGTATCCTTGAGTTCAAGGAATAAGCTGGTGCTTTTGAGTTTTGACTATTTGGTCACTAGTGTATGCCTTAACCAGATGAGCAACGTTTAGGTTGGCATGAATTGTGTCCCACGTGGTGTTTTAGATAATTTATAGTTGTTGCTGTCGCCacattccttttcttttgcgGGTGTAGGGGTC
Coding sequences within:
- the LOC101204536 gene encoding protein IQ-DOMAIN 14 — its product is MGKATRWLKGLLGIKKDKDPSSNSNSNSNSTTLPADNRKDKKRWSFAKSTRDSAQTLPPPLESAWFRSSYISDSDREQNKHAIAVAAATAAAADAAVAAAQAAVAVVRLTSQGRGRASHYITGRDRWAAVKIQTVFRGYLARKALRALKGLVKLQAVVRGFLVRKRAAATLHSMQALFRAQTAVRTQRARRSFNKENRFNPDIRPRKSSERFDETRSELFHSKRLSVASSYETCMNSLDESPKIVEIDTYRTRSRSRRYISTLSECGGDDIAFQSSPIPCSNRPRVVVDCHNNNVLRDFEWCLMGEDCKFPTAHSTPRLSNNSFVSANVPVTPSKSVCGDSFYRPYINYCPNYMANTQSFKAKLRSQSAPKQRPEPGSKKKLSLNEIMAARNSLSSVRMQRPNNQMLQEEEEEEEDDEEEETSYGF